A genomic segment from Actinoplanes sichuanensis encodes:
- a CDS encoding polysaccharide lyase family 7 protein: MQRRTVLALSLSTAAAGALGALGIGSASAATLDPSLPPGGNFDLSVWSLQLPTGSPGSPDTISPGQLKGANGYSNPSFFWTDKNDGSMTFWAPEKGVTTPNSKYARSELREMNANGSAANWTLAGNHTLSAQLRIVSVTKNVAVGQVKLGTGGTSTKPLAELYYRPNGDIYFGTQNSPDASGQTLHKVGTVALGTKWTYVINVNGNNLRLTINGTTTAYTIPSAFNPYRQYFKAGSYNQSSSESTTNGAKVKFYSLTVKHG; encoded by the coding sequence ATGCAGCGACGCACCGTGCTCGCCCTCTCCCTGTCCACCGCCGCGGCCGGCGCTCTCGGTGCCCTCGGCATCGGCAGTGCCTCGGCCGCGACGCTCGACCCGAGCCTGCCGCCCGGCGGCAACTTCGACCTCTCGGTCTGGTCGCTCCAGCTGCCCACCGGTTCGCCCGGCAGCCCCGACACCATCTCTCCGGGGCAGCTCAAGGGCGCGAACGGCTACTCGAACCCGTCCTTCTTCTGGACCGACAAGAACGACGGTTCGATGACGTTCTGGGCGCCGGAGAAGGGCGTCACCACGCCGAACTCGAAGTACGCCCGGTCCGAGCTGCGCGAGATGAACGCCAACGGCAGTGCCGCGAACTGGACGCTGGCCGGAAACCACACACTCAGCGCCCAGCTGCGGATCGTTTCGGTGACGAAGAACGTCGCCGTCGGGCAGGTCAAGCTCGGCACCGGCGGCACGTCCACCAAGCCCCTGGCCGAGCTCTACTACCGCCCGAACGGCGACATCTACTTCGGCACCCAGAACTCACCGGACGCCAGCGGCCAGACCCTGCACAAGGTCGGCACCGTGGCGCTCGGCACGAAGTGGACCTACGTCATCAACGTCAACGGCAACAACCTCAGGCTCACCATCAACGGTACGACCACCGCGTACACGATCCCGTCGGCCTTCAATCCGTACCGCCAGTACTTCAAGGCGGGTTCCTACAACCAGTCGTCGTCGGAGAGCACCACCAACGGCGCGAAGGTGAAGTTCTACAGCCTGACCGTCAAGCACGGCTAG
- a CDS encoding sodium:solute symporter family protein, whose protein sequence is MTALDWAILSGYFLVMVGIGLWAKSRVHNVADFFTARGRIPWWLAGISHHMSGYSAVMFVAFAAVAYNYGLAMYVWWALTIGLGVGIGAFVFAARWNRLRSKHGVASPLEYLARRYNLPTQQALAYSGALLKVVDIAAKWVAISILLRGFAGVPIIWGILITGVVTLVYITLGGLWADVLTDFGQFVIQAVAGIAMFFAFLAHLGGVSALWTMWGDLPDGHGDPFSGPYTMTFFLALLFIKTFEYNGGMWNLAQRYMAAPSGSAAKRSALLSSGLWLVWPLILFLPMFAAPLIVPGLANAEQAYVELAKTLLPPGVIGLVLAGFFSHTMAMVSSDANVISSVVTRDIAPVLVRAVRNLSERAELTFARVTTFTFVVISMVIAISTEGQGVVLKIVVDLVAATMGPISIPLMLGLLPWFRRSGPTAALVSWAAGLGVWVVVKWIMEETSQTMVVGVPLVTSLVLYVAIGLLRPERTAERDTLIDSLETDPAVDAVAVEEGRPAR, encoded by the coding sequence GTGACCGCGCTCGACTGGGCAATACTCAGCGGATACTTCCTGGTGATGGTCGGCATCGGCCTGTGGGCCAAGAGCCGCGTGCACAACGTCGCCGACTTCTTCACCGCACGAGGCCGGATCCCCTGGTGGCTGGCCGGCATCTCGCATCACATGTCCGGCTACAGCGCGGTCATGTTCGTGGCCTTCGCCGCCGTCGCCTACAACTACGGCCTCGCCATGTACGTGTGGTGGGCCCTCACCATCGGTCTCGGCGTGGGCATCGGCGCGTTCGTCTTCGCCGCCCGCTGGAACCGGCTGCGTTCCAAGCACGGGGTGGCGTCCCCGCTGGAGTACCTGGCCCGCCGCTACAACCTGCCCACCCAGCAGGCCCTCGCCTACAGCGGGGCGCTGCTCAAGGTGGTCGACATCGCGGCCAAGTGGGTGGCCATCTCGATCCTGCTGCGCGGGTTCGCCGGCGTGCCGATCATCTGGGGCATCCTGATCACCGGCGTCGTCACGCTCGTCTACATCACCCTCGGCGGGCTCTGGGCCGACGTGCTCACCGACTTCGGGCAGTTCGTCATCCAGGCCGTGGCCGGCATCGCGATGTTCTTCGCGTTCCTGGCCCACCTCGGCGGCGTGTCGGCACTGTGGACGATGTGGGGCGACCTGCCGGACGGGCACGGCGATCCGTTCAGTGGGCCGTACACCATGACGTTCTTCCTGGCCCTGCTCTTCATCAAGACGTTCGAGTACAACGGCGGCATGTGGAACCTGGCGCAGCGCTACATGGCCGCGCCGTCCGGCTCGGCCGCGAAACGGTCCGCGCTGCTGTCCAGCGGGCTGTGGCTGGTCTGGCCGCTGATCCTGTTCCTACCGATGTTCGCGGCGCCGCTGATCGTGCCCGGTCTGGCCAACGCCGAGCAGGCGTACGTCGAACTGGCCAAGACCCTGCTGCCGCCCGGTGTGATCGGCCTGGTACTGGCCGGCTTCTTCTCGCACACCATGGCGATGGTCTCCTCGGACGCCAACGTGATCTCGTCGGTGGTCACCCGGGACATCGCGCCGGTGCTGGTCCGGGCGGTGCGCAACCTCAGCGAACGGGCCGAGCTGACCTTCGCCCGGGTCACCACGTTCACCTTCGTGGTGATCAGCATGGTCATCGCGATCAGCACCGAGGGCCAGGGCGTGGTCCTGAAGATCGTGGTCGACCTGGTCGCCGCCACGATGGGACCGATCTCGATCCCGCTGATGCTCGGACTGCTCCCCTGGTTCCGGCGCAGTGGCCCGACCGCCGCCCTGGTCTCGTGGGCGGCCGGCCTCGGCGTCTGGGTCGTCGTCAAATGGATCATGGAGGAGACCAGTCAGACCATGGTGGTCGGCGTCCCGCTGGTCACGTCCCTGGTGCTGTACGTCGCGATCGGCCTGCTCCGGCCGGAGCGCACCGCCGAACGTGACACCCTGATCGATTCGCTGGAGACCGATCCGGCCGTCGATGCGGTGGCCGTCGAGGAAGGCCGGCCGGCCCGATAA
- a CDS encoding thiol-disulfide oxidoreductase DCC family protein — protein sequence MATPTFVYDGDCAFCSSCARFIERRIPTRARLVPWQFTDLGALGLTSDECEQAVQWVGDTRAAGPDAFALLLRDAGRMWQVPGAALQWTPVRLLAWPAYRWISRHRHMLPGGTAACSLPQAERNRMIDTPPKERITPFITDLG from the coding sequence ATGGCCACGCCTACCTTCGTCTACGACGGTGACTGCGCGTTCTGCAGCAGTTGCGCCCGGTTCATCGAGCGCCGGATCCCGACCCGCGCCCGCCTGGTCCCGTGGCAGTTCACCGACCTGGGGGCGCTCGGTCTCACCAGCGACGAGTGTGAGCAGGCGGTGCAGTGGGTGGGCGACACCCGGGCGGCCGGGCCGGATGCGTTCGCGCTGCTGCTGCGGGACGCCGGTCGGATGTGGCAGGTGCCGGGGGCGGCGCTGCAGTGGACGCCGGTGCGTCTGCTGGCCTGGCCGGCGTACCGCTGGATCTCCCGGCACCGGCACATGCTGCCCGGCGGCACCGCCGCCTGCTCCCTGCCACAGGCGGAGCGGAACCGGATGATCGACACGCCGCCGAAAGAACGTATTACGCCGTTTATCACTGATTTGGGCTGA
- a CDS encoding DUF5819 family protein — protein sequence MRQRYGELDDKRLRLAKGAVAGLCATAALAHVLLVFLHVAPSNPVSQRYQEQIDAWINPYFEQNWLLFAPNPEPTRTYIYARTGWDTPEGGHGTSDWLDITAADDAAITHNPYPSRTNQSMLRRAWSAYQWAHGDSDVSENEWAQIRAEYLRNIAVQRATPLSPQPFQVIRLKVVTEPITVPGDTSETGSAEPVTRILPWWNVTSDGS from the coding sequence GTGCGGCAACGGTACGGAGAACTCGACGACAAGCGGCTACGCCTGGCCAAGGGGGCCGTCGCCGGTCTGTGCGCGACCGCCGCCCTGGCCCACGTGCTGCTGGTGTTCCTGCACGTGGCGCCGTCGAACCCGGTCTCCCAGCGCTACCAGGAGCAGATCGACGCCTGGATCAACCCGTACTTCGAGCAGAACTGGCTGCTCTTCGCGCCCAATCCGGAACCCACCCGGACGTACATCTACGCGCGCACCGGCTGGGACACACCGGAGGGCGGCCACGGCACCAGCGACTGGCTGGACATCACCGCCGCCGACGACGCCGCGATCACCCACAACCCTTACCCGAGTCGTACGAACCAGAGCATGCTCCGCCGCGCGTGGAGCGCCTACCAGTGGGCGCACGGCGACAGTGACGTGTCCGAGAACGAATGGGCGCAGATCCGGGCCGAGTACCTGCGCAACATCGCCGTGCAGCGGGCCACCCCGCTCAGCCCGCAGCCGTTCCAGGTGATCCGCCTGAAGGTCGTGACGGAACCGATCACGGTGCCCGGCGACACCTCGGAGACCGGCTCGGCCGAACCCGTTACCAGGATCCTGCCCTGGTGGAATGTGACGTCCGATGGCAGTTGA
- a CDS encoding IclR family transcriptional regulator → MVREGSSIDKTLAVLEALAEHHRVTDIAVATGVSKSTVHRILQALVTWGFARPDGLGSYEPGPRILTLAGRVMHRFDPARQASGALHALCEATGFTTHFAIRSVDEAVYVDKQEGRRPYQMPSRVGMSLALHTTAIGKAILAELSDSEVQAISRRTGLPRRTPNTLTSEEDLLTHLARVRAVGYAIDDEENEPGIRCVGAAVFDHTGQVLGGISISTLALDMDMAGVEARAAEVIAAARQVSAALGASAPAAVTPPAL, encoded by the coding sequence GTGGTGAGGGAAGGCAGTTCCATCGACAAGACGCTGGCGGTGCTCGAAGCGCTGGCCGAGCACCACCGCGTCACCGACATCGCCGTCGCGACGGGCGTCTCCAAGTCGACCGTGCACCGCATCCTCCAAGCACTGGTCACCTGGGGATTCGCCCGTCCCGACGGGCTCGGCAGCTACGAGCCCGGGCCGCGGATCCTCACCCTGGCCGGGCGGGTCATGCACCGGTTCGACCCGGCCCGGCAGGCGTCCGGCGCACTGCACGCGCTCTGCGAGGCCACCGGGTTCACCACACACTTCGCGATCCGCAGCGTCGACGAGGCGGTCTACGTCGACAAGCAGGAGGGGCGGCGGCCCTATCAGATGCCGTCCCGGGTCGGGATGAGCCTCGCCCTGCACACCACGGCCATCGGTAAGGCGATCCTGGCCGAGCTCAGCGACTCCGAGGTGCAGGCGATCAGCCGGCGCACCGGGCTGCCGCGGCGTACACCCAACACGCTCACCAGCGAAGAGGACCTGCTCACGCATCTGGCCCGGGTCCGGGCGGTGGGCTACGCGATCGACGACGAGGAGAACGAGCCGGGGATCCGCTGCGTCGGGGCGGCCGTCTTCGACCACACCGGGCAGGTGCTCGGCGGGATCTCCATCTCCACTCTCGCGCTCGACATGGACATGGCGGGGGTGGAGGCACGAGCGGCCGAGGTGATCGCGGCGGCCCGTCAGGTGTCGGCCGCCCTCGGGGCATCCGCCCCGGCCGCCGTCACACCGCCCGCCCTTTAG
- a CDS encoding IS5 family transposase translates to MPSVAAARRHDLTDAQWAVLEPALPAEPARGRPPRWTKRQIIDGIRWRVRAGTPWRDVPEVYAPWQTLYRWFRRWQRDGTWARILARLQTRADAAGDIEWAVSVDSTISRAHQHAAGARHDGDLQKEPPGGVFTEPADHALGRSRGGFTTKTHLACEQGRKTLSTVITAGQRGDSPQFITVLERIKVYRVDGGRPRTRPDLVLADKAYTSKGNRGYARRRKIRVCIPSKADQDAHRKAKGSKGGRPPAFDPVVYRQRHAVECGINQLKQNRAMATRYDKLAVRFEATVTIAVINQWL, encoded by the coding sequence GTGCCCAGCGTAGCGGCAGCGAGGCGACACGATCTCACCGACGCTCAGTGGGCGGTGCTGGAACCGGCACTGCCTGCGGAGCCGGCAAGGGGTCGTCCGCCACGATGGACGAAACGGCAGATCATCGATGGGATTCGGTGGCGGGTCCGGGCGGGAACCCCGTGGCGGGACGTGCCCGAGGTGTACGCGCCCTGGCAGACGCTGTATCGCTGGTTCCGGCGCTGGCAGCGCGACGGGACCTGGGCGAGGATCCTGGCCCGGCTCCAGACCCGGGCCGACGCCGCCGGCGACATCGAATGGGCGGTGAGCGTCGACTCCACGATCAGCCGTGCCCATCAGCATGCCGCCGGCGCCCGTCACGACGGTGACCTGCAGAAGGAACCGCCGGGTGGGGTGTTCACCGAACCCGCCGATCATGCTCTGGGCAGGTCCCGGGGCGGGTTCACCACCAAGACCCACCTGGCCTGCGAACAGGGCCGTAAGACGCTGTCGACGGTGATCACCGCTGGTCAGCGGGGTGACAGCCCGCAATTCATCACGGTCCTCGAACGCATCAAGGTCTATCGGGTCGATGGTGGCCGGCCCCGGACCCGGCCGGATCTGGTCCTGGCAGACAAGGCGTACACCAGCAAAGGCAATCGCGGCTATGCCCGCCGCCGCAAGATCAGGGTGTGCATCCCGAGCAAGGCCGACCAGGACGCCCACCGCAAAGCCAAAGGCTCCAAGGGCGGGCGTCCTCCAGCGTTCGACCCGGTCGTCTACCGGCAGCGTCACGCCGTGGAGTGCGGCATCAACCAGCTCAAACAGAACAGGGCGATGGCCACCCGGTACGACAAACTCGCCGTCCGTTTCGAAGCCACCGTCACCATCGCCGTCATCAACCAGTGGCTTTGA
- a CDS encoding HTTM domain-containing protein, with the protein MAVDQTPLVAPAPTPDEKGKTPSRFDRFYGLLTERPLSLYATAFLRIGYGLLFPIILLREFPNRHMIWGPDAAWSPDLARRMFAENGGFSLLTLSDDPWYFEMCYVGAILISVLFLLGWHTRIMSVLFAVAVVSFYSRAVLMSDGGDNLMVLMAMYIMFTACGRRWSLDARRTGTAEPRPGFREFVVTVVHNCGLFVMMAQMCVLYGAAGLYKVQGETWGDGTALHYVFKQDLFRPWPALSDFLDSHHIMIALACYMTVLVQVAFPFSLFSKLKYVVLPILIGMHLGIAFLMALPMFSAVMVLSDLVFLPDRFYRWALRTGRRLLRRDPAPSV; encoded by the coding sequence ATGGCAGTTGACCAGACGCCCCTCGTCGCACCGGCACCGACGCCGGACGAGAAGGGCAAGACACCCAGTCGTTTCGACAGGTTCTACGGCCTCCTCACCGAACGACCGCTGTCGCTGTACGCCACCGCGTTCCTCCGCATCGGGTACGGCCTGCTGTTCCCGATCATCCTGTTACGGGAGTTCCCGAACCGGCACATGATCTGGGGACCCGACGCGGCCTGGAGTCCCGACCTGGCCCGTCGCATGTTCGCCGAGAACGGCGGGTTCAGTCTCCTCACGCTCTCCGACGACCCGTGGTACTTCGAGATGTGCTACGTCGGGGCGATCCTGATCAGCGTGCTGTTCCTGCTCGGCTGGCACACCCGGATCATGTCGGTGCTGTTCGCCGTCGCGGTGGTCTCGTTCTACTCACGCGCCGTGCTGATGAGCGACGGCGGCGACAACCTGATGGTCCTGATGGCCATGTACATCATGTTCACGGCGTGCGGGCGACGATGGTCCCTCGACGCGCGGCGGACCGGGACGGCCGAGCCACGGCCGGGCTTCCGCGAATTCGTGGTGACCGTCGTGCACAACTGCGGGCTCTTCGTGATGATGGCCCAGATGTGCGTCCTGTACGGGGCCGCCGGTCTCTACAAGGTGCAGGGCGAGACATGGGGCGACGGAACGGCCCTGCACTACGTCTTCAAACAGGACCTGTTCCGGCCGTGGCCGGCGCTGTCCGACTTCCTCGACAGCCACCACATCATGATCGCGCTCGCCTGCTACATGACCGTACTGGTGCAGGTGGCCTTCCCGTTCAGCCTGTTCAGCAAGCTGAAGTACGTCGTGCTGCCGATCCTGATCGGCATGCACCTGGGCATCGCCTTCCTGATGGCGCTGCCGATGTTCTCCGCGGTGATGGTCCTGTCGGATCTGGTCTTCCTGCCGGACCGCTTCTACCGATGGGCCCTCCGCACCGGCCGGCGGTTGTTGCGGCGGGACCCGGCCCCGTCGGTGTGA
- a CDS encoding DUF4153 domain-containing protein has product MPSTDAIPSIVWPGPEGAPAWAIPVQIPSGTRGYALFVPMLPVAAPSDDAAPAASPAPASPDVARSVPPTADPAAPQPAVTPAAADAKAADAKAADATPAKGSDKSDAPVEAGKGDVAAKSGPADAGAAGQSKPAPLARPLVTGQEASAAQGSPAPGAPTAGRPIPVSRVAPLTGPYGAYEPLPPSTWRKFRDKNWPGPKAARGRAVPAGVLAGALGFVVFLPLGRVGIGWFLAALALTAGVVAAVRKAGEMSRTDRWTRIGWTVSALALLLVPAFRNAWWLVTFSVLGALGCATLAIVGGKQIRSILFSLFAAPYAAFRGLPWVRDHLQSSGRNPGMAGRVVFSAVLTIVILLVFGGLLSSADVAFSALLDDVVPDFEMGHVFEWLFLAAVGGLLAVSGVYTLSAPPVTSGLDTPGRGRFGLVEWAPASSALVLLFAGFVGVQFTVLFGGSRHVLETSGLSYAEYARSGFWQLAAVTLLSLGVLAALARWAKRDQRIERVLLRVLLGLLCALSVVIVASALSRMWAYQRVYSFTGERIFVMSLELLLGTVFVLIAVAGISWRGRWIPQATVGLAVVMLLGLAVLDPEGYVASRNAVRYEATGKIDAWYLRALSADATPALTRLPDPVRRCTLSWIADDLKEPDPWYAWNLGRARAREALKSLGADAVGNQKDCRRADQFDLPKTRR; this is encoded by the coding sequence ATGCCGTCGACGGACGCGATCCCGTCGATCGTCTGGCCGGGCCCCGAGGGCGCGCCCGCCTGGGCGATTCCGGTGCAGATCCCTTCCGGTACGCGGGGGTACGCGCTGTTCGTACCGATGCTGCCGGTGGCCGCGCCGTCGGATGACGCCGCGCCGGCCGCATCGCCGGCCCCCGCATCGCCCGACGTCGCCCGATCCGTGCCGCCCACCGCGGACCCGGCCGCGCCGCAGCCCGCGGTCACACCAGCCGCCGCGGACGCGAAGGCCGCGGACGCGAAGGCCGCCGACGCCACGCCGGCCAAGGGTTCCGACAAAAGCGATGCGCCGGTTGAAGCCGGTAAGGGAGATGTTGCGGCGAAGTCTGGCCCGGCCGACGCGGGAGCGGCCGGCCAGAGCAAGCCCGCACCCTTGGCCCGCCCGTTGGTGACCGGCCAGGAGGCCTCAGCGGCGCAGGGAAGCCCGGCCCCCGGTGCTCCGACTGCGGGCCGGCCGATTCCGGTCAGCCGGGTGGCGCCGTTGACCGGTCCCTACGGTGCCTACGAGCCGCTGCCGCCGTCGACCTGGAGGAAGTTCCGGGACAAGAACTGGCCCGGCCCGAAAGCGGCCCGTGGCCGCGCCGTACCCGCCGGGGTGCTGGCCGGTGCCCTCGGTTTCGTCGTGTTCCTGCCGCTGGGCCGGGTCGGCATCGGCTGGTTCCTGGCCGCGCTGGCGCTGACCGCCGGTGTGGTCGCCGCGGTCCGCAAGGCCGGCGAGATGTCCCGCACCGACCGGTGGACCCGGATCGGCTGGACCGTGTCGGCGCTGGCCCTGCTCCTGGTTCCGGCGTTCCGGAACGCCTGGTGGCTGGTGACGTTCAGCGTGCTCGGCGCGCTGGGCTGCGCGACCCTGGCGATCGTCGGCGGCAAGCAGATCAGGTCGATCCTGTTCAGCCTGTTCGCCGCACCCTACGCGGCGTTCCGCGGCCTCCCGTGGGTTCGCGACCACCTGCAGTCCTCCGGCCGTAACCCGGGGATGGCCGGCCGGGTGGTGTTCTCCGCGGTCCTGACGATCGTGATCCTGCTCGTCTTCGGCGGCCTGCTGTCCTCGGCCGACGTCGCGTTCTCGGCGCTGCTCGACGACGTGGTGCCGGACTTCGAGATGGGCCATGTCTTCGAGTGGCTCTTCCTGGCCGCCGTCGGTGGCCTGCTCGCCGTCTCCGGTGTCTACACGCTGTCGGCACCGCCCGTCACGTCCGGTCTGGACACCCCGGGCCGCGGCCGGTTCGGCCTGGTCGAGTGGGCGCCCGCCTCGTCCGCGCTGGTGCTGTTGTTCGCCGGTTTCGTCGGGGTCCAGTTCACCGTCCTGTTCGGCGGATCCCGGCACGTGCTGGAGACCTCGGGCCTGAGCTACGCCGAGTACGCCCGCAGTGGTTTCTGGCAACTCGCGGCGGTCACGCTGCTGTCATTGGGGGTGCTCGCGGCGCTGGCCCGGTGGGCGAAACGGGACCAGCGGATCGAGCGGGTCCTGCTGCGGGTGCTGCTCGGTCTGCTGTGCGCGCTGAGTGTCGTGATCGTCGCGTCCGCGCTGTCGCGCATGTGGGCGTACCAGCGGGTCTACAGCTTCACCGGCGAGCGGATCTTCGTGATGTCGCTGGAGTTGCTGCTCGGTACGGTGTTCGTGCTGATCGCGGTGGCCGGAATCAGCTGGCGGGGCCGGTGGATCCCGCAGGCCACCGTGGGCCTGGCCGTGGTGATGCTGCTGGGTCTGGCGGTCCTCGACCCGGAGGGTTACGTGGCCAGCCGTAACGCGGTCCGCTACGAGGCGACCGGCAAGATCGACGCCTGGTACCTGCGGGCGCTCTCGGCCGACGCGACCCCGGCGCTGACCAGGCTGCCCGATCCGGTCCGGCGGTGCACGCTGAGCTGGATCGCCGACGACCTGAAGGAGCCCGACCCCTGGTACGCGTGGAACCTGGGCCGGGCCCGGGCCCGGGAGGCGCTGAAGAGCCTGGGTGCGGACGCGGTCGGCAATCAGAAGGACTGCCGCCGCGCCGACCAGTTCGACCTACCCAAGACCCGCCGGTGA
- a CDS encoding FAD-dependent monooxygenase, which translates to MTERVAAIIGGGIGGLATAVALRRVGWRVTVHERAPAFTEVGAGISLWPNALHALDRLGLLDEVRKRSEREVAGGAKDLRGRWLTRVTSAELERRFGHPVVVLHRGRLLEALLTALPDEVLRPGETVTDPPDADLVVAADGLRSTIRSRLWPNVRPRYAGHTAWRMVTRPLPPLGEGAVLWGRGERFGYAPLPGGAVYCFGTATVPEGSSAAPKGGAAIPEGNAVVSDGGAAGPGGPVPVSLAASEFAEVVRRFGGWPDPIPTLLDGVDPEAVLRHDLYDLPPLPSFVHGTTVLVGDAAHAMTPSLGQGGCQALEDAVVLADCLAGDVDTATGLARYDALRRPRTQAVVTRSARLNTIGQIAWPPAAAARDLLARLVPAEAVLRGMTPVIGFRV; encoded by the coding sequence ATGACGGAGAGAGTCGCGGCGATCATCGGGGGCGGCATCGGCGGGCTGGCGACCGCGGTCGCGTTGCGGCGGGTCGGCTGGCGGGTCACCGTGCATGAACGGGCGCCCGCGTTCACCGAGGTCGGCGCCGGCATCTCGCTGTGGCCCAACGCGCTGCACGCCCTGGACCGGCTCGGCCTGCTCGACGAGGTGCGGAAACGGTCCGAGAGGGAGGTCGCCGGCGGTGCGAAGGACCTCCGCGGCCGCTGGCTGACCCGGGTCACCTCGGCCGAGCTGGAACGCCGATTCGGTCACCCGGTAGTCGTGCTGCACCGGGGCCGGCTGCTGGAGGCGCTGCTCACCGCACTGCCGGACGAGGTCCTCCGTCCCGGCGAAACCGTGACCGACCCACCGGACGCCGATCTCGTGGTCGCCGCCGACGGCCTGCGCAGCACGATCCGGTCCCGGTTGTGGCCGAACGTCCGGCCTCGATACGCGGGACACACCGCCTGGCGCATGGTCACCCGCCCGCTGCCACCCCTGGGCGAGGGCGCGGTGCTGTGGGGTCGCGGCGAGCGATTCGGTTACGCCCCGCTTCCGGGCGGCGCCGTCTACTGCTTCGGAACGGCAACGGTCCCGGAAGGCAGCTCAGCCGCCCCCAAAGGCGGCGCTGCCATCCCGGAAGGCAATGCGGTCGTTTCGGACGGCGGCGCGGCGGGTCCTGGTGGCCCGGTCCCCGTTTCGCTGGCCGCCTCCGAGTTCGCCGAGGTGGTGCGCCGATTCGGTGGCTGGCCGGACCCGATTCCGACATTGCTGGACGGCGTCGATCCCGAGGCGGTGCTCCGGCACGATCTCTACGACCTGCCGCCGCTGCCGTCGTTCGTGCACGGGACGACGGTGCTGGTCGGCGACGCCGCGCACGCCATGACCCCCAGCCTCGGCCAGGGCGGCTGCCAGGCGCTGGAGGACGCGGTGGTGCTGGCCGACTGCCTGGCCGGGGACGTCGACACGGCCACCGGCCTGGCCCGTTACGACGCGCTGCGCCGCCCTCGCACGCAGGCGGTCGTGACCCGTTCGGCCCGGCTCAACACGATCGGCCAGATCGCCTGGCCCCCCGCGGCCGCGGCCCGGGACCTGCTGGCTCGCCTCGTGCCGGCCGAGGCGGTGCTCCGGGGCATGACACCGGTGATCGGCTTCCGCGTGTGA